One segment of Nostoc piscinale CENA21 DNA contains the following:
- a CDS encoding GAF domain-containing sensor histidine kinase, translating to MLMSASSDFVALCREQITLLAQGLGASLSVVYLTQELVEAPTTEAKLIPVVVYPETAGLPPGEENTEVKARKQLQISNILLLPKQQKRLLTAATEFTATSPEVETTDTEQPNFQEEYLLSGHQIVMPLVHEGVMMGLLVTCREDRAWNQQEQNTIQKIVQTLAIACVLDQRRAWLQQQLHQQQVLQEQQRDLLDNLLHQFRNPLTALRTFGKLLFKRLRPGDPNREVGASIVRESDRLKELLQQFEQVIDWTELDVAPRVLPENEVFVEATVQAEPKPILLLPGTGEQATDCSLADLLAPLLLSAKAIAQERHLKIKTEIPKNLPLVRVNLKALQEILNNIIDNALKYTPKGGKIFIQVGQIRDNFLGVAISDTGPGIPQEDIVHLGERHYRGVQAQTEIPGTGLGLAIAKQLIEQMQGEIEVFSPAITTAIASADAPGTTFIIWLPISQMKYEA from the coding sequence ATGTTAATGTCTGCTAGTTCAGATTTTGTGGCTTTATGCCGAGAACAAATAACATTATTAGCCCAAGGTTTGGGAGCTTCTCTAAGTGTGGTGTATTTAACACAAGAATTGGTAGAAGCGCCAACAACTGAGGCGAAACTAATTCCTGTGGTTGTTTATCCAGAAACCGCAGGATTACCGCCTGGAGAAGAAAATACGGAAGTAAAAGCACGTAAACAGTTACAAATTAGTAATATTTTGCTACTACCGAAACAGCAAAAAAGGTTACTAACAGCAGCTACGGAATTTACGGCTACATCACCAGAAGTCGAAACAACAGATACTGAACAACCAAATTTCCAAGAAGAGTATTTGCTGAGTGGACACCAGATTGTTATGCCTTTAGTCCATGAAGGTGTGATGATGGGATTACTGGTGACATGCAGAGAAGATCGGGCTTGGAATCAACAAGAACAAAATACAATTCAAAAAATAGTTCAAACTTTGGCGATCGCTTGTGTTTTAGATCAGCGTCGCGCTTGGTTACAACAACAGCTACATCAACAACAAGTCCTGCAAGAACAGCAACGAGATTTATTAGATAACTTGCTGCACCAATTTCGCAATCCCTTGACAGCATTGCGGACTTTTGGCAAGTTGCTATTTAAAAGACTGCGCCCAGGCGACCCAAACCGAGAAGTAGGGGCGAGTATTGTCCGAGAAAGCGATCGCCTCAAAGAATTATTGCAACAATTTGAGCAAGTTATCGACTGGACAGAATTGGATGTAGCACCACGGGTATTACCAGAAAATGAAGTTTTTGTAGAAGCTACTGTCCAAGCAGAACCTAAACCAATTTTATTATTGCCAGGTACAGGAGAACAGGCAACTGATTGCTCTTTAGCTGATTTATTAGCACCATTATTACTATCAGCTAAAGCGATCGCCCAAGAACGACACCTGAAAATAAAAACCGAAATTCCGAAAAATTTACCTTTAGTGCGTGTTAATCTTAAAGCCTTACAAGAAATCTTGAATAACATTATTGATAATGCTTTGAAATACACACCCAAAGGCGGCAAAATTTTCATCCAAGTTGGTCAAATAAGAGATAACTTTTTGGGTGTTGCTATTAGTGATACTGGGCCAGGAATTCCCCAAGAAGACATAGTACATTTGGGTGAAAGACATTACCGGGGTGTACAAGCCCAAACAGAAATTCCCGGTACAGGCTTGGGACTAGCGATCGCAAAACAATTAATCGAGCAAATGCAAGGTGAAATTGAAGTTTTCAGCCCCGCAATTACAACTGCGATCGCATCTGCTGACGCACCAGGAACTACATTTATTATTTGGTTGCCAATTAGTCAAATGAAGTATGAAGCATGA
- a CDS encoding DUF3155 domain-containing protein has protein sequence MARRRKRKSRRRQEGRRILEHVPQYSIESGEEKPVTAARKFIQAEGILPPALLLVKRNEHTTDRYFWAEKGLFGAQYVEENHFLFPSLRTLEAPAGSEPVAVAAR, from the coding sequence TTGGCAAGGAGACGGAAACGGAAGAGTCGTCGTCGCCAGGAAGGACGGCGGATTTTAGAGCATGTGCCTCAATATAGCATCGAAAGCGGCGAAGAAAAACCTGTGACAGCAGCAAGAAAATTCATTCAGGCTGAAGGGATATTGCCACCCGCTCTGCTACTCGTAAAGCGCAATGAACACACAACAGACCGATATTTCTGGGCAGAAAAAGGTCTGTTTGGTGCCCAATACGTAGAAGAAAACCATTTCTTGTTTCCCAGCCTCCGGACGTTAGAAGCTCCGGCTGGTTCAGAACCTGTGGCAGTAGCTGCACGTTAA
- a CDS encoding PadR family transcriptional regulator, with amino-acid sequence MKLEDIYQFFENPPPTYLCQELAICYILSVLLQGESYGTELIQRLETEYPTYRLSDTVLYSAIKFLEDERAINGYWKKLEGRGRPRRMYQVSPEWQVQAQDLTRLWQEYINGRTN; translated from the coding sequence ATGAAACTTGAGGATATATATCAATTCTTTGAAAATCCTCCGCCAACTTACCTCTGTCAGGAACTAGCAATTTGTTACATACTGTCTGTCTTACTGCAAGGTGAATCCTACGGCACCGAGTTAATTCAACGTTTGGAAACTGAATATCCAACCTATCGGCTTTCAGATACCGTGCTTTATAGTGCGATCAAATTTCTGGAAGACGAAAGGGCAATTAATGGGTATTGGAAGAAACTCGAAGGACGAGGAAGACCTAGGCGGATGTACCAAGTTTCTCCAGAATGGCAAGTTCAAGCGCAGGATTTAACACGTCTTTGGCAAGAGTACATCAACGGGAGGACAAATTAA
- a CDS encoding DUF3611 family protein gives MSQNSDALRAIAQTFRLIGWISFWIQLVLGVVSSIIVLLFAIFSQRAGSPSNNPGTGFGVFLAVCGLIVLGAGIYIAFRYTRIGRQLESSNSSNRPRKSETVQVLRLGLWINLIGTLVTLLGAQAIVGTLVARSISPQAITTQFFDPTRIISGLDMLVVQANTNTVSAHFAGLVASLWLINRINRP, from the coding sequence ATGTCGCAAAATTCCGATGCCCTGCGAGCGATCGCTCAAACATTCCGTCTCATAGGTTGGATTAGTTTTTGGATTCAGCTAGTGCTAGGGGTGGTTTCCAGCATCATTGTGTTATTGTTTGCTATTTTCTCCCAAAGAGCCGGTAGCCCTAGTAATAATCCGGGGACTGGGTTTGGAGTATTTCTCGCTGTCTGTGGATTAATTGTTTTAGGTGCAGGTATTTATATCGCTTTTCGCTACACCAGAATTGGGAGACAACTGGAATCGTCAAATTCTAGTAACCGCCCGCGCAAAAGTGAAACTGTACAAGTATTACGCTTAGGCTTGTGGATAAATTTGATTGGGACTTTGGTAACACTTTTAGGAGCGCAGGCGATCGTTGGGACTTTGGTAGCTAGGTCAATCTCTCCCCAAGCCATCACCACACAATTTTTTGATCCAACACGGATTATTAGCGGTTTGGATATGCTGGTAGTTCAGGCAAACACTAACACTGTTTCCGCCCACTTTGCCGGATTAGTCGCTTCGCTTTGGCTAATCAACCGCATCAACCGCCCATAA
- a CDS encoding YtxH domain-containing protein has product MSNNRSGVFIGGMMLGATIGALTGLLIAPRTGRETRKLLKKSADAIPELAEDLSTSVQIQADRLSANALRNWDETLDRLKEAIAAGIDASQRESEVLHRQTTEEDSDSIPQPLERS; this is encoded by the coding sequence ATGTCTAATAACCGTTCTGGAGTCTTTATTGGCGGTATGATGCTAGGAGCAACCATCGGTGCTTTAACCGGTTTGCTAATTGCTCCGCGCACAGGACGCGAAACTCGTAAACTTTTGAAAAAGTCTGCTGATGCCATCCCAGAATTAGCGGAAGATTTATCAACAAGTGTACAAATTCAGGCTGATCGTCTGTCTGCTAACGCATTACGTAACTGGGATGAAACTTTAGATAGACTAAAAGAAGCGATCGCAGCTGGCATTGATGCTAGTCAACGCGAAAGTGAAGTTTTGCATCGGCAAACCACAGAAGAAGACTCAGATTCAATTCCCCAGCCTTTGGAACGCTCATAG
- a CDS encoding Uma2 family endonuclease, which translates to MEPLTLNIPPAVGLTDEQFYQICLANDEWRIELTAEGELIIMPPTGGESGIRNSGLTAKLYIWNEQAKLGKVFDSSTEFRLPNGAYRSPDVSWVKQERWDTLTTEQKRRFPPICPDFVIELRSQTDSLKKLRDKMLEYRDNGARLGWLIDPFTPLVEIYRPGVEVELINFAVEQPPTLSGENVLPGFILSLTTILNP; encoded by the coding sequence ATGGAACCTCTCACCCTCAACATACCACCAGCAGTAGGTTTGACAGACGAGCAGTTTTATCAAATATGTCTAGCCAATGATGAATGGCGCATCGAACTCACTGCCGAAGGAGAACTAATAATTATGCCACCAACTGGCGGCGAAAGTGGTATTAGAAATTCAGGGTTGACAGCTAAACTGTACATTTGGAATGAACAAGCAAAGCTGGGAAAAGTGTTTGACTCTTCTACAGAGTTTCGCTTACCAAATGGTGCGTATCGTTCACCGGATGTTTCTTGGGTAAAGCAAGAACGCTGGGATACACTAACCACTGAACAAAAAAGACGCTTTCCACCCATTTGCCCCGATTTTGTGATTGAACTGCGTTCTCAAACTGATTCTCTCAAAAAATTGCGAGATAAGATGCTGGAGTATCGAGATAATGGTGCGCGTTTGGGTTGGTTGATTGATCCGTTCACACCTTTAGTAGAAATTTATCGCCCTGGTGTTGAGGTGGAACTGATTAATTTTGCTGTGGAACAACCACCTACATTGTCTGGTGAAAATGTCTTGCCAGGATTTATCTTATCTTTAACTACAATACTTAATCCTTGA
- a CDS encoding iron uptake porin: MSDIVRHSLGIASIVIGLNAIAATTVSANPTIPSNVISETNIADSETEIQGQVTSVSQLTDVQPTDWAFQALQSLVERYGCIAGYPNSTYRGNRALTRYEFAAGLNACLNRVNELIASSTADLVTKEDLATLQKLQTDFADTLAEVRGRVDALENRTAILESQQFSTTTKFNGEVIFSVGGVFGEDRAIDSDRWRRIEGGASTREAEYAASGGRRLQDNTIFSDRIRLNLVTSFTGKDQLLTRLEANNTVFFNNAVTGTNMTRLSWDGDTNNEFLIGKLYYRFPVGDKLNVIVDAIGGEFYDNFNNFNPLLASIPLGSISRASRFSPIYRASNSGSGVNFGTGMSVNYKLNDQITFSGGYLARRANDPTEGRGLFDGSYGALAQLAFQPNKDLALGFTYAHSYFSGANNDVAVSGLYGGAFADQPFGAGPGSTATNPRGIATSANYYSFQTSYRVNSKFVLSGWVGYTQAIAETTFLPNVNRGDKADIWNWAVTFAFPDLGKKGNLGGIIFGQPPKVTDNDFGENVRTATSARREDSDTSYRLEALYRYQVNDNISITPGLLVIFSPEHNSNNDTIYTGIIRTTFRF, translated from the coding sequence ATGTCTGATATTGTGCGTCATTCTTTGGGGATAGCATCAATAGTTATAGGGTTGAATGCGATCGCGGCAACAACGGTATCTGCCAATCCGACAATCCCAAGCAATGTAATTTCTGAGACAAATATTGCAGACTCGGAAACCGAGATTCAAGGTCAAGTAACATCCGTATCGCAACTGACAGATGTGCAACCTACAGATTGGGCATTCCAGGCATTGCAATCATTAGTTGAGCGTTATGGTTGTATTGCAGGCTACCCAAATAGCACCTATCGCGGCAATCGCGCCCTGACTCGTTATGAATTTGCCGCAGGTTTGAATGCTTGTTTGAATCGAGTTAATGAATTGATTGCCAGTAGTACAGCAGACTTAGTAACTAAAGAAGACTTAGCAACTTTACAAAAACTGCAAACAGATTTTGCTGATACTCTGGCAGAAGTCAGAGGCAGAGTTGATGCCTTAGAAAATCGCACCGCTATTTTAGAAAGTCAGCAATTTTCCACCACCACCAAATTCAACGGAGAAGTAATTTTTAGTGTGGGGGGTGTGTTTGGTGAAGATAGAGCCATAGACTCCGACCGTTGGCGGAGAATCGAAGGCGGAGCAAGTACCAGAGAAGCGGAATATGCAGCCTCTGGAGGTCGGCGGTTGCAAGATAATACAATATTTAGCGATCGCATCCGCCTCAACTTAGTCACCAGCTTCACAGGTAAAGACCAACTATTAACCCGTTTAGAAGCAAACAACACCGTATTTTTTAACAATGCCGTTACGGGTACAAACATGACCCGCCTTTCTTGGGATGGGGATACAAATAATGAATTTTTGATTGGGAAATTATATTATCGCTTTCCCGTTGGTGACAAACTCAACGTCATTGTTGATGCCATTGGGGGGGAATTTTACGACAACTTCAACAACTTTAACCCCTTACTAGCATCCATTCCCTTGGGTTCTATTTCTCGCGCCAGTCGTTTTTCTCCGATTTACCGCGCCAGTAACAGTGGTTCTGGGGTTAATTTTGGTACAGGTATGAGTGTTAACTACAAACTCAACGACCAGATTACTTTCTCTGGTGGTTATCTTGCCAGAAGAGCTAATGACCCAACAGAGGGAAGAGGTTTATTTGATGGTAGTTATGGCGCATTAGCACAATTAGCATTTCAACCAAACAAAGACCTGGCGTTAGGATTTACCTATGCCCACTCCTACTTTAGTGGTGCTAATAACGATGTCGCAGTTTCCGGGTTGTATGGTGGTGCTTTTGCCGATCAACCCTTTGGTGCTGGCCCTGGAAGTACAGCCACAAATCCCCGTGGAATTGCCACTTCTGCCAATTACTATAGTTTCCAAACTAGCTATCGTGTCAACTCAAAATTTGTCTTGTCTGGTTGGGTGGGGTATACTCAAGCGATCGCCGAAACTACATTTTTACCAAACGTCAATCGTGGCGATAAAGCAGATATTTGGAATTGGGCAGTGACTTTTGCTTTCCCAGACTTGGGTAAAAAAGGTAACTTAGGTGGGATTATCTTTGGTCAACCGCCAAAAGTCACAGACAATGACTTTGGTGAAAATGTGCGGACTGCTACTAGCGCCCGTCGGGAAGACTCTGATACCTCCTACCGTTTAGAAGCATTGTATCGCTACCAAGTTAATGACAATATCTCCATTACACCCGGACTGCTGGTAATCTTTAGCCCTGAACATAACAGCAACAACGATACAATTTACACTGGCATCATTCGGACTACATTCCGATTTTAG
- a CDS encoding APC family permease, giving the protein MSVSNSPTQLKRELGVFGATLMGLGSIVGTGVFVSIGIASGIAGPAVILAVVIGAIVATCNGLSSAQLAANHAVSGGTYEYGYKYLTPAFGFTAGWMFLVAKTASAATAALGFAGYFLNVFGWSNSWLVPVAMLAVVVITGIVLSGIRRSNTANTVIVSVTLLSLGLFVLVCLPRAATVGMTNLTPFFTSSPGAVLQASALMFVAYTGYGRIATMGEEARSPRVTIPKAMIICLLLTMLLYIVVATVAIGAVGADFLSNTVGQSKAAPLEVVARSVAGSGVALVLAIGAMTAMLGVLLNLILGLSRVLLAMGRRSDAPRFLARLNREQNSPYWAVIVVGIAIAFLVLLGNVKTTWSFSAFSVLIYYAITNLASLKLSASERLYPVWVGWLGLLSCLFLAFWVDSAIWQVGLGLIVAGLIWHQIRRMVSERL; this is encoded by the coding sequence ATGTCCGTTAGCAATTCACCAACCCAACTCAAACGCGAGTTAGGAGTTTTTGGTGCAACCCTGATGGGATTGGGTTCGATTGTCGGAACGGGTGTATTTGTCAGTATTGGGATTGCCTCCGGAATAGCAGGGCCAGCAGTAATTCTGGCGGTGGTAATTGGGGCAATTGTAGCTACTTGTAATGGTCTGAGTAGCGCCCAGTTAGCTGCTAATCATGCAGTTAGTGGTGGTACTTATGAATATGGTTATAAATATCTGACTCCAGCTTTTGGTTTTACCGCAGGTTGGATGTTTTTAGTGGCGAAAACAGCTTCGGCGGCGACGGCTGCTTTGGGTTTTGCTGGTTACTTCCTCAATGTTTTCGGGTGGAGTAACAGTTGGCTTGTACCTGTGGCTATGTTGGCGGTAGTAGTGATCACAGGAATTGTATTAAGCGGGATTCGACGGTCTAATACTGCTAATACGGTAATTGTTTCAGTAACATTGCTGTCTTTAGGTTTATTTGTGTTGGTTTGTTTACCTCGTGCAGCCACGGTAGGAATGACAAATTTAACACCTTTTTTTACTAGTTCGCCTGGGGCAGTACTGCAAGCCAGCGCCTTGATGTTTGTGGCTTACACTGGTTATGGACGCATTGCCACAATGGGCGAAGAAGCGCGATCTCCCAGGGTTACAATACCCAAAGCGATGATTATCTGTTTACTGCTGACAATGCTGTTATATATAGTCGTCGCTACTGTGGCCATTGGGGCTGTAGGGGCAGATTTTTTAAGTAATACCGTAGGGCAAAGCAAAGCCGCACCTTTAGAAGTAGTCGCCCGGAGTGTGGCGGGTTCTGGTGTAGCTTTAGTGTTAGCTATAGGTGCAATGACAGCAATGTTAGGTGTGCTGTTGAACTTGATTTTAGGCTTATCGCGTGTGTTGTTAGCAATGGGTCGCCGTTCCGATGCACCAAGATTTTTAGCCAGACTCAACCGCGAACAAAATTCCCCATATTGGGCTGTAATTGTCGTAGGAATTGCGATCGCATTTTTAGTCTTGTTGGGTAATGTCAAAACCACTTGGTCGTTTAGCGCCTTTAGTGTTTTAATTTACTACGCAATTACTAACTTAGCCTCTCTCAAACTTTCGGCATCTGAGAGACTGTATCCTGTGTGGGTAGGCTGGTTGGGTTTGTTATCTTGTTTATTCCTCGCCTTTTGGGTAGACTCGGCTATCTGGCAAGTCGGCTTAGGGTTAATTGTAGCTGGGTTAATTTGGCACCAAATCCGACGTATGGTAAGCGAAAGGTTATAG
- a CDS encoding Uma2 family endonuclease, with protein sequence MTQAIPKLVTFAEFIDHLRENSGVRYELHNGSIVEMAQPVGDHEEVKGFLTIKLSAAIDRLALPYLIPNQVIVRPLEKDSGYFPDVLVLNRTNLANEPLWKKESVVGLGASIPLVIEVVSTNWRDDYYLKYADYEEMGIPEYWIIDYAALGGRNFIGNPKQPTISVCNLVEGEYQVSKFRGDDRIISQTFPDLNLTPNQIFQAGLV encoded by the coding sequence ATGACTCAAGCCATCCCCAAGTTAGTCACCTTTGCGGAATTTATTGATCACCTACGTGAAAATTCCGGGGTACGCTACGAATTACATAATGGAAGTATTGTTGAAATGGCACAACCAGTAGGAGACCATGAGGAAGTCAAGGGCTTTTTGACTATCAAGCTTAGTGCGGCAATTGATAGATTAGCCCTCCCCTATCTTATTCCCAATCAAGTTATTGTTAGACCACTGGAAAAAGATTCTGGTTATTTTCCCGATGTGTTAGTGCTGAATCGTACCAATCTGGCAAATGAACCATTATGGAAAAAAGAATCTGTTGTCGGCTTAGGTGCTTCAATACCTTTGGTAATCGAGGTTGTGTCAACAAACTGGCGAGATGATTACTACTTAAAATACGCTGATTACGAAGAGATGGGTATTCCCGAATACTGGATTATAGATTACGCAGCGTTGGGTGGACGTAATTTTATTGGTAATCCCAAACAACCAACAATCTCTGTTTGTAATTTAGTTGAGGGAGAATATCAGGTTAGTAAGTTCCGAGGCGATGACCGAATTATCTCCCAAACTTTCCCTGACTTGAATCTCACCCCAAACCAAATTTTTCAAGCCGGTTTGGTGTAG